In Micromonospora sp. WMMA1363, a genomic segment contains:
- the pstC gene encoding phosphate ABC transporter permease subunit PstC — MGDIPPRSADAGTGGTPVTPSHERPAGASALPAEAPLRTPGSPGLGGGGALPRARKFGAERAFRGLTLAAGSTVLVIIAAIAIFLIARAVPALQANTENFWTFEGWFPNDAEPKFGIGALAFGTVLSSVLALLIAVPIALGIALYLSHYAPRRVGTTLGFLIDLLAAVPSVVFGLWGRDIFINPVRDFSVWLNKYFGWLPVFGGDGPFGKSIMLGALVLAIMVLPIITSLSREVFLQTPTANEEAALALGAGHWEMIRTAVLPYGRPGIIAAVMLGLGRALGETIALAMTLGITFNISFNLIENGGNTIAANIANTFGEANETGRGALIASGLVLFAITLIVNMTARAIIYRRREFTESAA, encoded by the coding sequence ATGGGTGACATCCCTCCCCGCTCGGCCGACGCCGGCACCGGCGGGACCCCCGTGACCCCGAGTCACGAGCGTCCCGCCGGTGCCTCGGCGCTTCCGGCCGAGGCACCACTTCGCACCCCCGGTAGCCCAGGGCTGGGCGGCGGCGGCGCACTGCCGCGGGCCCGCAAGTTCGGCGCCGAACGGGCCTTCCGCGGCCTCACGTTGGCCGCCGGGAGCACGGTCCTGGTGATCATCGCGGCGATCGCGATCTTCCTGATCGCCAGGGCGGTCCCGGCACTGCAAGCCAACACCGAGAACTTCTGGACATTCGAGGGTTGGTTCCCGAACGACGCAGAGCCGAAGTTCGGCATCGGCGCCCTCGCCTTCGGCACGGTGCTCAGCTCGGTGTTGGCACTCCTGATCGCGGTGCCGATCGCCCTTGGCATCGCGCTCTACCTGTCCCACTACGCGCCGCGCCGGGTGGGCACCACCCTCGGCTTCCTGATCGATCTGCTCGCGGCGGTGCCCAGTGTCGTCTTCGGCCTCTGGGGACGGGACATCTTCATCAATCCGGTCCGCGACTTCTCCGTCTGGCTCAACAAGTACTTCGGCTGGCTCCCCGTCTTCGGTGGCGACGGACCTTTCGGCAAGTCGATCATGCTCGGTGCCCTGGTGCTGGCGATCATGGTGCTGCCGATCATCACCTCGCTCTCCCGTGAGGTTTTCCTACAGACCCCGACCGCCAACGAGGAGGCCGCCCTCGCGCTCGGCGCCGGCCACTGGGAGATGATCCGGACGGCGGTGCTCCCCTACGGCCGCCCGGGCATCATCGCGGCGGTCATGCTCGGCCTGGGTCGCGCCCTCGGCGAGACCATCGCGCTCGCCATGACCCTCGGCATCACCTTCAACATCTCGTTCAACCTGATCGAGAACGGCGGCAACACCATCGCCGCCAACATCGCCAACACGTTCGGCGAGGCGAACGAGACGGGTCGGGGCGCACTGATCGCCTCGGGTCTGGTGCTCTTCGCCATCACTCTGATCGTCAACATGACCGCGCGGGCGATCATCTACCGCCGCCGGGAGTTCACGGAGTCGGCCGCATGA
- the pstA gene encoding phosphate ABC transporter permease PstA: protein MTTTVTSHHTRPPNQPPTLRARRLPRYAAPAIALAALLLAAALVYGAGIGGPVLVLVIGALLYLTGFYLAANAVEGGRSARNRTWSALIHSAFVLAVLPLASVVWTLLSRGLERFDANFFGTSMNNIGARDPEGGAYHAIIGTLEQVGIATLITVPLGILCAIYIVEYGRGKFTFAIRFFVDVMTGIPSIVSGLFILAFWILVISPYLSPTGRPFFSGFAAALALSVLMLPTVVRSTEEMLRLVPAPLREGAYALGVPKWKTILRIVLPTALPGIVTGVMLGIARAAGETAPVLLVAGGGAAINFNPFENNQSSLALFVYQQAGDASKYAPARAWTAALTLVALVLILTITAKLLARRNRLSR from the coding sequence ATGACCACCACCGTCACCTCGCATCACACCCGCCCGCCGAACCAACCGCCGACGCTGCGCGCCCGACGCCTGCCGAGGTACGCCGCGCCAGCCATCGCGCTGGCCGCCCTGCTGCTCGCCGCCGCGCTGGTGTACGGCGCCGGCATCGGCGGTCCGGTCCTGGTCCTGGTGATCGGGGCGCTGCTCTACCTGACCGGGTTCTACCTCGCGGCCAACGCCGTCGAGGGTGGCCGGTCGGCCCGCAACCGCACCTGGAGCGCCCTGATCCACTCAGCGTTCGTGCTGGCCGTGCTGCCCCTGGCCTCGGTGGTCTGGACGCTGCTCAGCAGGGGCCTGGAGCGGTTCGACGCCAACTTCTTCGGCACCTCGATGAACAACATCGGGGCACGGGATCCGGAGGGTGGCGCGTACCACGCCATCATCGGCACGCTGGAGCAGGTCGGTATCGCCACGCTGATCACCGTCCCGCTGGGCATCCTCTGCGCGATCTACATCGTCGAGTACGGCCGGGGCAAGTTCACCTTCGCCATCCGGTTCTTCGTCGACGTGATGACCGGTATCCCGTCGATCGTCTCCGGCCTGTTCATCCTGGCGTTCTGGATCCTGGTCATCTCGCCGTACCTCAGCCCCACCGGCCGGCCGTTCTTCTCCGGCTTCGCCGCGGCACTGGCGCTGAGCGTGCTGATGCTGCCCACGGTCGTCCGGTCGACCGAGGAGATGCTGCGCCTGGTCCCGGCACCGCTGCGCGAGGGCGCCTACGCGCTCGGCGTGCCGAAGTGGAAGACGATCCTGCGGATCGTGCTGCCGACCGCCCTGCCGGGCATCGTCACCGGTGTCATGCTCGGCATCGCCCGCGCGGCCGGCGAGACCGCCCCGGTGCTGCTCGTCGCCGGTGGCGGAGCGGCGATCAACTTCAACCCGTTCGAGAACAACCAGTCCTCGCTGGCGCTCTTCGTCTACCAGCAGGCCGGCGACGCGTCCAAGTACGCGCCCGCGCGGGCATGGACCGCGGCCCTCACCCTGGTCGCCCTCGTGCTGATCCTGACGATCACCGCGAAGCTGCTGGCCCGTCGCAACCGGCTCAGCCGCTGA
- the pstB gene encoding phosphate ABC transporter ATP-binding protein PstB, producing the protein MAKRIEASSVTAYYGGFKAIEDINLTVEPKTVTALIGPSGCGKSTFLRSINRMHEVLPGARVEGSLTIDGQDIYDRDVDVTAVRRMIGMVFQRPNPFPTMSIFENVVAGLRLNGVRRKSILEEAAEKALRSANLWDEVKDRLGKPGAGLSGGQQQRLCIARTIAVEPQVVLMDEPCSALDPISTLAIEDLMFQLKDKFTIVIVTHNMQQAARVSDRTAFFSIEKTGDPGRLIEYDNTQKIFSNPSVKKTEDYITGRFG; encoded by the coding sequence ATGGCCAAGCGCATCGAAGCCTCGAGCGTCACCGCGTACTACGGCGGGTTCAAGGCGATCGAGGACATCAACCTAACCGTCGAGCCGAAGACGGTCACCGCTCTGATCGGGCCGTCCGGCTGCGGCAAGTCCACCTTCCTGCGGTCGATCAACCGGATGCACGAGGTGCTCCCCGGTGCCCGGGTCGAGGGCAGCCTGACCATCGACGGCCAGGACATCTACGACCGCGACGTGGACGTCACCGCCGTCCGCCGGATGATCGGCATGGTCTTCCAGCGGCCCAACCCGTTCCCGACGATGAGCATCTTCGAGAACGTGGTGGCCGGCCTGCGGCTCAACGGCGTCCGCCGCAAGTCGATCCTGGAAGAGGCGGCCGAGAAGGCGCTCCGCTCGGCGAACCTCTGGGACGAGGTGAAGGACCGGCTCGGCAAGCCCGGCGCGGGCCTCTCCGGCGGTCAGCAGCAGCGGCTCTGCATCGCCCGCACCATCGCGGTCGAGCCGCAGGTGGTGCTGATGGACGAGCCCTGCTCCGCGCTCGACCCGATCTCCACGCTGGCCATCGAGGACCTGATGTTCCAGCTGAAGGACAAGTTCACCATCGTCATCGTCACGCACAACATGCAGCAGGCCGCCCGGGTCTCGGACCGGACCGCGTTCTTCTCCATCGAGAAGACCGGCGACCCGGGTCGCCTCATCGAGTACGACAACACGCAGAAGATCTTCAGCAACCCGAGCGTGAAGAAGACCGAGGACTACATCACCGGCCGCTTCGGCTGA
- a CDS encoding NUDIX hydrolase, with the protein MTIDPDGFPAPAALVEHARRFHAEGGVPAVPRVAATVLLLRPAGGRPERAVTDGADFEVYLIRRVAAMAFGGMYAFPGGGVDVSDSQAHVGWAGPAPAEWGARLGLAPAAAQAVVCAAAREVFEEAGVLLAGPDARTVVGDVSGDDWEAARVALERREVGFADLLAERGLTLRSDLLLPWSRWITPEFEPRRFDTYFFAALLPAGQLTRDVSGEADRTLWVRPADAGELTMLPPTLVTLGQVAACGDLAGVGAASATRDPATPVTPRLDLRPDGEARFVLR; encoded by the coding sequence ATGACGATCGATCCCGACGGCTTCCCCGCGCCGGCGGCGCTGGTGGAGCATGCCCGGCGGTTCCACGCCGAGGGTGGCGTCCCCGCGGTTCCCCGGGTCGCGGCCACCGTGTTGCTGCTCCGCCCGGCCGGCGGCCGGCCCGAGCGCGCCGTGACGGACGGCGCCGACTTCGAGGTGTACCTGATCCGTCGGGTCGCCGCGATGGCCTTCGGCGGCATGTACGCCTTCCCTGGTGGTGGGGTCGACGTTTCTGATTCGCAGGCCCACGTGGGCTGGGCGGGGCCCGCCCCGGCGGAGTGGGGAGCCCGCCTCGGGTTGGCGCCGGCCGCCGCGCAGGCGGTGGTCTGCGCCGCCGCGCGGGAGGTGTTCGAGGAGGCGGGTGTCCTGCTCGCCGGCCCGGACGCCCGCACCGTCGTGGGCGACGTGAGCGGGGACGACTGGGAGGCGGCCCGGGTCGCGTTGGAGCGGCGCGAGGTGGGCTTCGCCGACCTGCTCGCCGAGCGGGGGCTCACCCTCCGGTCGGATTTGCTGCTGCCGTGGAGCCGGTGGATCACGCCGGAGTTCGAGCCGCGCCGCTTCGACACGTACTTCTTCGCGGCGCTGCTGCCCGCGGGGCAGCTGACCCGGGACGTCTCTGGCGAGGCCGACCGGACGCTGTGGGTCCGCCCGGCGGACGCCGGCGAGCTGACGATGCTGCCGCCCACGCTGGTCACCCTCGGCCAGGTCGCGGCGTGCGGCGACCTGGCCGGTGTCGGTGCGGCCTCGGCGACCCGCGACCCCGCGACCCCGGTCACGCCCCGCCTCGACCTCCGCCCCGACGGGGAAGCCCGCTTCGTCCTCCGCTGA
- a CDS encoding Gfo/Idh/MocA family oxidoreductase: MTRWGILATGQIAGRFADDLRLVPDAELVAVGSRTAESAQRFARRHGAPRAYASWSDLATDPEVDVVYVATPHAAHHAAALTCLRAGRPVLLEKPFTLDLATSRELVATARAAGVFLMEAMWMRTNPLLRRVCQLVADGVVGTVTGVRADFGVTGPFPPEHRSRARALGGGALLDLGVYPVSLAHLLLGVPDHVRSWAKLSPEGVDENTGIVFGYDSGAVATLSCGMVGATGLVASVTGTAGRIDLPEPFFRPGSVTLHRVGEDPETTTGELVGNGYQYEASEVQRCLAEGLLESPLVPHSATLEIMALLDDIRAQIGVDYA; the protein is encoded by the coding sequence ATGACGCGATGGGGCATTCTCGCGACCGGTCAGATCGCCGGCCGCTTCGCTGACGACCTCCGGCTGGTGCCGGATGCCGAACTGGTGGCGGTCGGTTCGCGGACCGCCGAGAGCGCACAGCGCTTCGCGCGCCGGCACGGCGCGCCCCGGGCGTACGCCTCCTGGTCGGACCTGGCGACGGACCCGGAGGTGGACGTCGTCTACGTCGCCACCCCGCACGCCGCCCACCATGCGGCTGCCCTGACCTGCCTGCGGGCCGGCCGGCCGGTTCTGCTGGAGAAGCCGTTCACCCTCGACCTGGCCACCAGCCGGGAGCTGGTGGCCACGGCGCGCGCGGCCGGGGTCTTCCTGATGGAGGCCATGTGGATGCGCACCAACCCGCTGCTCAGGCGGGTGTGCCAGCTGGTTGCCGACGGGGTTGTCGGCACGGTGACCGGCGTGCGGGCCGACTTCGGCGTGACCGGGCCGTTTCCGCCCGAGCACCGATCGCGGGCCCGCGCCCTCGGTGGTGGGGCGCTGCTGGACCTGGGGGTCTACCCGGTCAGTCTGGCCCACCTGCTGCTCGGGGTGCCCGACCACGTCCGGTCGTGGGCGAAGCTGAGCCCGGAGGGGGTGGACGAGAACACCGGGATCGTCTTCGGGTACGACTCCGGGGCAGTCGCCACGCTGAGCTGCGGCATGGTGGGCGCCACCGGGCTGGTCGCCTCGGTCACCGGCACCGCGGGGCGGATCGACCTGCCGGAGCCGTTCTTCCGGCCCGGCTCGGTCACGCTGCACCGAGTCGGCGAAGACCCGGAGACGACCACGGGCGAACTGGTCGGCAACGGCTACCAGTACGAGGCCAGCGAGGTGCAGCGCTGCCTCGCCGAGGGGCTCCTGGAGAGCCCGCTGGTGCCGCACTCCGCGACCCTGGAGATCATGGCGCTGCTCGACGACATCCGGGCGCAGATCGGCGTCGACTACGCGTGA
- a CDS encoding inorganic phosphate transporter: MSPELIAVLAVIAVALVFDYTNGFHDAANAIATSISTRALTPRAALVMAAVGNFVGAHFGAEVAKTVGGGLVKLPTGTSSLGIVFAGVVGAIIWNIITWYFGLPSSSSHALIGGLVGSTIAASGTVLWTGIGENVVIPMILSPLVGFLLGYLAMIAVRWIFRKGQPGRLNRGFRWAQTASAAAMSVGHGMQDAAKTIGIVVLALFVGGFQDDATVIPEWTFWTSAAVLAVGTYVGGWRIIRTLGRRIIDLRPPEGFAAETVASSVLYFQALVLGAPISTTHTITSAIMGVGATKRLSAVRWGVAGNIIGAWVLTFPAAGSIGALMYLLARPFFG, translated from the coding sequence GTGAGTCCGGAACTCATCGCCGTGCTGGCGGTGATCGCGGTGGCTCTCGTGTTCGACTACACCAACGGCTTCCACGACGCCGCCAACGCGATCGCGACCAGCATCTCCACCCGGGCGCTGACCCCGCGGGCGGCCCTGGTCATGGCCGCGGTCGGCAACTTCGTCGGCGCCCACTTCGGTGCCGAGGTGGCCAAGACCGTGGGTGGCGGGCTGGTCAAGCTGCCCACCGGCACGTCCAGCCTCGGCATCGTCTTCGCCGGCGTGGTCGGCGCGATCATCTGGAACATCATCACCTGGTACTTCGGCCTGCCCTCGTCGTCGTCGCACGCGCTGATCGGCGGCCTGGTCGGCTCGACCATCGCCGCGTCCGGCACCGTGCTCTGGACCGGCATCGGGGAGAACGTCGTCATCCCGATGATCCTGTCGCCGTTGGTCGGCTTCCTGCTCGGCTACCTCGCGATGATCGCCGTCCGGTGGATCTTCCGGAAGGGGCAACCCGGCAGGCTCAACCGGGGCTTCCGTTGGGCACAGACCGCCTCGGCCGCGGCCATGTCGGTTGGCCACGGCATGCAGGACGCCGCGAAGACCATCGGCATCGTGGTTCTCGCGCTCTTCGTGGGTGGCTTCCAGGACGACGCCACGGTCATCCCGGAGTGGACGTTCTGGACCTCGGCCGCCGTCCTGGCCGTCGGCACCTACGTCGGTGGCTGGCGGATCATCCGGACGCTGGGCCGGAGGATCATCGACCTGCGCCCGCCGGAGGGCTTCGCCGCCGAGACCGTGGCCAGCTCGGTGCTCTACTTCCAGGCCCTGGTCCTCGGTGCGCCCATCTCCACCACGCACACGATCACCTCGGCGATCATGGGCGTGGGCGCCACCAAGCGGCTCTCCGCCGTTCGCTGGGGCGTCGCCGGCAACATCATCGGCGCCTGGGTGCTGACCTTTCCCGCCGCCGGCTCCATCGGCGCCCTGATGTACCTCCTGGCCCGCCCCTTCTTCGGCTGA
- a CDS encoding DUF47 family protein has protein sequence MKFPFRPNEDAFYELFTRAAHNLVRGTRLLNELALPGVAVESVSERLTEVEHDSDQITHELFKKINSTFVTPFDREDIYRLGSQLDDVMDHLEAVGNLLYLYGLTQLPSLPREMHELVNVLDQQAKLTAEAMPHLKTMKFLEDYWIECNRLENEGDQAYRMLLVRLFSGEYDALTVLKMKEVADELEAACDAFEHVANTVETIAVKES, from the coding sequence GTGAAGTTTCCCTTCCGCCCGAACGAGGACGCCTTCTACGAGCTGTTCACGAGGGCCGCGCACAACCTGGTGCGGGGCACCCGGCTCCTCAACGAGTTGGCCCTGCCCGGCGTGGCGGTGGAGTCGGTGAGCGAGCGGCTCACCGAGGTGGAGCACGACAGCGACCAGATCACCCACGAGCTGTTCAAGAAGATCAACTCTACCTTCGTCACGCCGTTCGACCGGGAGGACATCTACCGGCTCGGTTCTCAGCTGGACGACGTGATGGACCACCTGGAGGCGGTCGGTAACCTGCTCTACCTGTACGGCCTGACCCAGCTCCCCTCGCTGCCGCGGGAGATGCACGAGCTGGTCAACGTGCTGGACCAGCAGGCCAAGCTAACCGCCGAGGCGATGCCCCACCTGAAGACCATGAAGTTCCTCGAGGACTACTGGATCGAGTGCAACCGGCTGGAGAACGAGGGCGACCAGGCGTACCGGATGCTGTTGGTCCGCCTCTTCTCCGGCGAGTACGACGCGCTGACCGTCCTGAAGATGAAGGAGGTGGCCGACGAGTTGGAAGCCGCCTGCGACGCCTTCGAGCACGTGGCGAACACCGTCGAGACCATCGCGGTCAAGGAGTCCTGA
- a CDS encoding PPK2 family polyphosphate kinase — MSAIDVSGVVGPVGGAMRRRLRAGAGGRVDLAVVDPGSTPGLPGRDVTGDDRKGWARAQVGLLGGELARQQEMLFATAKARAGTTGEAAAQATGGPRGGVAGGAPRVLLVLQAMDCGGKDGAVKRVAGAMNPLGLHIRSFGPPTPEELRHDFLWRIRCALPPPGYVGVFNRSHYEDVLVARVESLVPETVWRARYDEINTFERELVDAGVTPVKVLLHISYAEQRRRLLERLGDPRKHWKYDPSDVNARARWDDYQTAYAEALSRCDTEAAPWYVVPADRKWYRDWAVAHLLRETFGALTLGYPPAGFDLRRERERLLGSEKRVRVNKR, encoded by the coding sequence ATGAGTGCTATCGATGTGTCGGGTGTGGTGGGGCCGGTGGGCGGGGCGATGCGGAGGAGGCTGCGGGCGGGCGCCGGTGGCCGGGTCGATCTCGCGGTGGTCGACCCTGGGTCGACCCCCGGCCTGCCGGGCCGGGACGTGACCGGCGACGACCGCAAGGGCTGGGCCCGGGCGCAGGTCGGGCTGCTCGGCGGGGAACTGGCCCGGCAGCAGGAGATGCTGTTCGCCACGGCGAAGGCTCGGGCGGGAACGACGGGCGAGGCGGCGGCGCAGGCGACTGGTGGGCCGCGGGGTGGGGTGGCGGGTGGTGCGCCCCGGGTGCTGCTCGTGCTGCAGGCGATGGACTGCGGCGGTAAGGACGGCGCCGTCAAGCGCGTCGCCGGGGCGATGAACCCGCTCGGGCTGCACATCCGTTCGTTCGGTCCGCCCACCCCCGAGGAACTTCGGCACGACTTCCTGTGGCGGATCCGGTGCGCGTTGCCGCCGCCCGGGTACGTCGGGGTGTTCAACCGGTCCCACTACGAGGACGTGCTGGTGGCCCGGGTCGAGTCGCTGGTGCCGGAGACCGTCTGGCGGGCCCGGTACGACGAGATCAACACCTTTGAGCGGGAGCTGGTCGACGCCGGGGTGACCCCGGTCAAGGTGCTGCTGCACATATCGTACGCCGAGCAGCGCCGGCGGCTACTGGAGCGGCTGGGCGACCCGCGTAAGCACTGGAAGTACGACCCGTCGGACGTCAACGCCCGGGCCCGCTGGGACGACTACCAGACCGCGTACGCGGAGGCGTTGAGCCGGTGCGACACGGAAGCCGCGCCCTGGTACGTGGTCCCCGCGGACCGCAAGTGGTACCGGGACTGGGCGGTCGCGCACCTGCTGAGGGAGACGTTCGGCGCTCTCACGCTCGGGTATCCTCCTGCCGGGTTCGACCTACGGCGGGAACGGGAGCGGCTGTTGGGGTCTGAGAAAAGGGTGAGGGTTAATAAGAGGTGA
- a CDS encoding DUF402 domain-containing protein produces the protein MPSDVVRVIYRKYDGSAHRDYPARRLTEDDLGVWLGVTTGTPSVYHGRPSVEQIPFVLLVPHHAWWTGMFNPPPRTSEVYCDITSPARWVDEDTVHLVDLDLDVVRRRGTGLVELRDEDEFAVHRQRFDYPDEVVTKAEAAARWLLGALGDDTEPFATSYRKWLALVV, from the coding sequence ATGCCGAGCGACGTGGTCCGCGTGATCTACCGCAAGTACGACGGCAGCGCCCACCGCGACTACCCGGCCCGCCGGCTCACGGAGGACGACCTCGGCGTCTGGCTGGGGGTGACCACCGGCACCCCCTCGGTCTACCACGGCCGTCCCTCGGTCGAGCAGATCCCGTTCGTGCTGCTGGTGCCGCACCACGCCTGGTGGACGGGCATGTTCAACCCGCCGCCACGCACCAGCGAGGTCTACTGCGACATCACCAGCCCGGCCCGGTGGGTGGACGAGGACACCGTGCACCTGGTCGACCTCGACCTCGACGTGGTGCGCCGTCGGGGCACCGGCCTGGTCGAGTTGCGGGACGAGGACGAGTTCGCCGTGCACCGGCAGCGGTTCGACTACCCGGACGAGGTGGTCACCAAGGCGGAGGCGGCGGCCCGCTGGCTGCTCGGTGCGCTCGGCGATGACACCGAACCGTTCGCCACGTCGTACCGGAAGTGGCTCGCACTGGTGGTGTGA
- a CDS encoding ATP-dependent DNA helicase, whose translation MTPPRTATGSASPSSRAQGRRSGSPASGADLLEAAVGAVPGGAARPGQQEMTAAIEAAVTAREHLLVQAGTGTGKSLAYLAPALTVDGPVVVSTATLALQSQLVDHDLPRLADAVEPLLRRRPTFAVLKGRHHYLCLARLDSATEEEPGDTLFDAPRPAGGTTWLGEAGRLGRQVQRLRDWAEKTGTGDRDELDPGVDDQAWRLVSMPARECVGATRCPFGAECFAEASRARAREADIVVTNHSLLAVDMLAGRQIVPPHRLLVVDEAHELADRVSSAAQAELVPELIDRSTRRARPLLRPETADALTAAGDALAVGLGETPAGRITAGLPAPLRAACTLLDAATRAALDAIGDVKADDPDPVRKQQVKAVLDELSTTAQRLLEEPDHDVAWVERNDATGRQALVVAPLSVAGTLATHLYEERTVVATSATLTLGGRFDTVARALGLDVPTAPPSPAAAALAAAAGGGPATAPAAPATCGPGWRSLDVGSPFDYARQGILYVAAHLPRPSVSGLPDAAGAELRGLIEALGGRTLGLFSSRRAAQQAAELIRAHTDLPVLLQGEEALPLLVRRFRDERSSCLFGVMSLWQGVDVPGDSCQLVVIDRLPFPRPDEPLAAARAAAVDATGGSGFAAVSVPIAAVRLAQGVGRLIRATGDRGVVAVLDSRLETARGYGPFLRRSLPPFWYTTRPDVARGALERLART comes from the coding sequence GTGACCCCGCCGCGCACCGCCACCGGTTCCGCCAGCCCGTCGTCCCGTGCTCAGGGCCGGCGCTCCGGCAGCCCGGCGAGCGGGGCCGACCTGCTCGAGGCGGCGGTCGGCGCGGTGCCCGGCGGCGCGGCGCGCCCCGGCCAGCAGGAGATGACGGCGGCGATCGAGGCGGCCGTGACAGCCCGCGAGCACCTGTTGGTGCAGGCCGGCACCGGCACCGGCAAGTCGCTGGCGTACCTGGCCCCCGCGCTGACCGTCGACGGCCCGGTGGTCGTCTCCACGGCCACCCTGGCGCTCCAGTCCCAGCTCGTCGACCACGACCTGCCCCGGCTCGCCGACGCGGTGGAACCGCTGCTGCGCCGGCGTCCCACCTTCGCCGTGCTGAAGGGCCGGCACCACTACCTCTGCCTGGCCCGGCTCGACAGCGCCACCGAGGAGGAGCCGGGGGACACACTCTTCGATGCCCCCCGCCCCGCCGGGGGGACGACGTGGCTCGGCGAGGCGGGCCGGCTCGGCAGACAGGTCCAGCGGTTACGCGACTGGGCGGAGAAAACCGGCACCGGCGACCGCGACGAACTGGACCCGGGCGTCGACGACCAGGCCTGGCGGCTGGTGTCGATGCCGGCACGGGAGTGCGTCGGGGCGACCCGCTGCCCGTTCGGGGCGGAGTGTTTCGCCGAGGCGTCCCGGGCACGCGCCCGCGAGGCGGACATCGTGGTGACCAACCATAGCCTGCTCGCGGTGGACATGCTGGCCGGGCGGCAGATCGTGCCGCCGCACCGGCTGCTCGTCGTCGACGAGGCGCACGAGTTGGCCGACCGGGTCTCCTCCGCCGCCCAAGCGGAACTGGTGCCGGAACTGATCGACCGGTCCACCCGCCGGGCCCGGCCGCTGCTGCGCCCGGAGACCGCCGACGCGCTCACCGCCGCGGGCGACGCGCTGGCCGTCGGGCTGGGCGAGACGCCGGCCGGGCGGATCACCGCCGGGCTGCCGGCCCCGCTGCGTGCGGCGTGCACGCTGCTCGACGCGGCGACCCGCGCCGCACTCGACGCGATCGGCGACGTCAAGGCCGACGATCCGGATCCGGTCCGCAAGCAGCAGGTGAAGGCGGTGCTCGACGAGCTGTCGACCACGGCCCAGCGGCTGCTGGAGGAGCCCGACCACGACGTGGCCTGGGTGGAACGGAACGACGCCACCGGGCGGCAGGCGCTGGTGGTCGCCCCGCTCTCGGTGGCCGGCACGCTCGCCACCCATCTCTACGAGGAACGCACCGTCGTCGCCACGTCCGCGACGCTGACCCTGGGCGGCCGTTTCGACACGGTTGCCCGGGCCCTCGGCCTGGACGTCCCCACCGCGCCACCGTCCCCGGCCGCCGCCGCCCTCGCCGCCGCCGCGGGTGGCGGACCCGCCACCGCCCCGGCCGCCCCGGCCACCTGCGGGCCGGGGTGGCGGTCACTCGACGTGGGGTCACCGTTCGACTACGCCCGGCAGGGCATCCTCTACGTCGCGGCGCACCTGCCCCGACCCAGCGTGTCCGGCCTGCCGGACGCCGCCGGCGCGGAGCTACGCGGGCTGATCGAGGCGCTCGGCGGGCGTACGCTCGGGCTCTTCTCCTCCCGACGGGCGGCGCAGCAGGCCGCGGAGCTGATCCGGGCCCACACCGACCTGCCGGTGCTGCTGCAGGGCGAGGAGGCGCTGCCACTGCTCGTCCGCCGGTTCCGGGACGAGCGGTCGAGCTGCCTGTTCGGGGTGATGTCGCTCTGGCAGGGGGTGGACGTGCCCGGCGACTCCTGCCAGTTGGTCGTCATCGACCGGCTGCCCTTCCCCCGGCCGGACGAGCCGCTCGCCGCCGCCCGGGCGGCCGCGGTCGACGCGACCGGCGGGTCCGGATTCGCCGCGGTCAGTGTGCCGATCGCCGCCGTCCGGCTCGCGCAGGGGGTGGGCCGGCTGATCCGGGCCACCGGGGACCGGGGCGTGGTCGCGGTCCTCGACTCCCGGCTGGAGACCGCCCGAGGATACGGCCCGTTCCTGCGCCGCTCGCTGCCCCCATTCTGGTACACGACCCGCCCGGACGTCGCCCGCGGCGCCCTCGAACGCCTCGCCAGGACCTGA